Proteins encoded by one window of Actinocorallia herbida:
- a CDS encoding response regulator transcription factor → MTPRVLIADDHPVYRDGLRLMLTTTGEVQVVGTARDGAEALALAAELAPDVVVMDLQMPVLDGIEATRRLAAAADGPAVLALTMHDDDESVFAAMLAGARGYLVKGADQDEILRAITSVAHGEVIFGPALAARISRYFALLAGSRPPEEEPFPQLTVREREVLQLIAAGLANPQIAERLFLSPKTVRNNVSAIFAKLQVADRAQAIVRARQAGFGR, encoded by the coding sequence GTGACCCCGCGGGTGCTGATCGCCGACGACCACCCGGTCTACCGCGACGGCCTGCGCCTGATGCTGACCACGACGGGCGAGGTGCAGGTCGTCGGCACGGCGCGGGACGGGGCAGAGGCGCTGGCGCTCGCCGCCGAACTCGCCCCGGACGTCGTGGTGATGGACCTGCAGATGCCCGTCCTCGACGGGATCGAGGCGACGCGCCGCCTCGCCGCGGCGGCGGACGGACCCGCGGTGCTCGCGCTCACCATGCACGACGACGACGAGAGCGTCTTCGCGGCGATGCTCGCGGGGGCGCGCGGCTACCTGGTGAAGGGCGCGGACCAGGACGAGATCCTCCGCGCGATCACCTCGGTAGCGCACGGCGAGGTGATCTTCGGTCCGGCGCTCGCCGCCCGCATCAGCCGGTACTTCGCGCTGCTCGCGGGGTCCCGGCCCCCGGAGGAGGAGCCGTTCCCGCAGCTCACGGTGCGGGAACGGGAGGTGCTCCAGCTGATCGCGGCGGGACTGGCCAACCCGCAGATCGCCGAGCGGCTGTTCCTGTCGCCCAAGACGGTGCGCAACAACGTCTCGGCGATCTTCGCCAAGCTCCAGGTCGCCGATCGCGCGCAGGCCATCGTGCGGGCGCGCCAGGCGGGGTTCGGCCGCTGA